The proteins below come from a single Aegilops tauschii subsp. strangulata cultivar AL8/78 chromosome 6, Aet v6.0, whole genome shotgun sequence genomic window:
- the LOC109768797 gene encoding uncharacterized protein, protein MGIAGLPSDILVEVTARIAGESTTPLDDIVSLRRSCKVFRDVTAAREVGRCMAVDKEWRLHWWDKERFLSVLGECAATGNPEASYILGLEEICNRRGKESGLRHLHRAMKHGHAVAAYTIGMIMLRDAYNPEGIEEAMGYLEGCSAARTKSNIKIASVRREAASVMRRLTMRRWRTAEPAAPCADPRCGEMETAEAWDEDDEQRRFCSRLCKWKHEYRKFVQWI, encoded by the exons ATGGGCATCGCCGGCCTCCCTTCTGACATCCTCGTGGAGGTGACTGCCAGAATCGCCGGGGAGTCGACGACGCCCCTGGACGACATCGTCAGCCTCAGGCGATC ATGCAAGGTGTTCCGCGACGTGACGGCGGCCAGGGAGGTGGGCCGGTGCATGGCGGTGGACAAGGAGTGGCGTCTGCACTGGTGGGACAAGGAGAGGTTCCTCTCGGTGCTCGGGGAGTGCGCGGCCACCGGCAACCCCGAAGCGTCCTACATCCTCGGCCTG GAGGAAATCTGCAACCGGAGGGGAAAGGAGAGCGGGCTCCGGCACCTCCACCGCGCCATGAAGCACGGCCATGCCGTCGCGGCCTACACCATCGGCATGATTATGCTGCGCGACGCCTACAATCCCGAAGGTATCGAGGAGGCAATGGGATATCTGGAGGGATGCTCTGCAGCAAGAACAAAGAGCAACATCAAGATTGCCTCCGTACGCAGAGAGGCCGCTTCGGTCATGAGAAGGCTGACGATGCGCCGCTGGAGGACGGCCGAGCCTGCCGCGCCCTGCGCCGACCCGCGGTGCGGGGAGATGGAGACGGCGGAGGCCTGGGACGAGGACGACGAACAGAGGAGGTTCTGCAGCCGGCTGTGCAAATGGAAACATGAATACCGCAAATTTGTGCAGTGGATTTAA